A genomic segment from Streptomyces sp. NBC_00459 encodes:
- a CDS encoding acetate--CoA ligase family protein, translated as MSARPTSSTGIGSLLRPRTVAVVGASARRPASGNQAIANLRRHGFPEDRLYIVHPSASTIDGLPVVPDIAALPPGTDTALVSLPGAAVLETLKALETAGCRSALVPSAGLDALQSSEIAAFAAVSSMAVHGNNCMGVINVTDGIPLWFYDGVLTDQRRGSVSLVSQSGSATFLARATEDVGFAKIISTGNEVGLTTADFLAWLAYDSATEVVGVVLESIKDVAAFSEGVRALREAGKPVVALKVGRTALGSRASMAHTGALIGQDAAYSALFERLDVPLVDDYDEMAVTLQFLATPARPATRGNRVAVITDSGGEAGLAADLAARYPVRLEPFTPATVARLSELMPDASINNPFDAGGSPTADDDAYNLSYELAARDENVDAVMVVMEAHATMTDPELDYAADLCEGVKAASRAGKPVVIAASSSVNTHQRFREFTGPGVAVLRGIGNAFTALAASAANTRPVPRRPRRPDGLPGPDALAELRSEVASHTASAAGPLPDALCRRLLTAYGLPMAAAALVTGAEQALQWAEGRYPVVAKVSSPDIPHRSDIGGVVIDIAGPGQLSAALERITASVTAARPDAVLGGFEIQEQVGGAHEAMLGFVGDPVFGAVVTVGSGGVLVELEADTASGLAPLTPAEAHDRIARTRMARLLNGYRNLHPTTDTYALADALHRLSWFADDFTGLIAEADLNPALVEYGTGRVRIVDALLVGEPVLDTDRKARP; from the coding sequence CCTGCCGCCGGGGACGGACACCGCTCTTGTGTCACTGCCGGGGGCCGCGGTGCTGGAGACCCTCAAGGCCCTGGAAACCGCGGGGTGCCGCTCCGCCCTGGTGCCCAGCGCCGGACTCGACGCACTGCAGAGCAGTGAGATCGCCGCCTTCGCCGCCGTCTCCTCGATGGCGGTGCACGGAAACAACTGCATGGGGGTCATCAATGTCACCGACGGCATCCCGCTGTGGTTCTACGACGGTGTGCTCACCGATCAGCGCCGGGGCAGCGTCTCCCTCGTCTCGCAGTCGGGCTCGGCGACCTTCCTGGCACGGGCGACCGAGGACGTCGGCTTCGCGAAGATCATTTCCACGGGCAACGAGGTCGGACTGACCACGGCCGACTTCCTGGCCTGGCTCGCGTACGACTCCGCGACCGAGGTGGTCGGTGTGGTGCTGGAGTCGATCAAGGATGTGGCCGCATTCTCCGAGGGCGTACGAGCCCTGCGTGAGGCCGGCAAGCCGGTCGTCGCCCTCAAGGTGGGCCGGACAGCTCTGGGCTCCCGGGCGAGCATGGCTCACACAGGGGCCCTGATCGGGCAGGACGCCGCGTATTCCGCGCTGTTCGAGCGGCTGGACGTGCCGTTGGTCGACGACTACGACGAAATGGCCGTGACCCTTCAGTTCCTGGCCACTCCCGCAAGGCCCGCCACCAGGGGCAACCGCGTCGCCGTCATCACGGACTCCGGAGGCGAGGCGGGCCTGGCCGCCGATCTCGCCGCACGTTATCCCGTCCGGTTGGAGCCCTTCACCCCGGCCACCGTGGCCCGGCTCTCCGAACTGATGCCGGACGCATCGATCAACAACCCCTTCGACGCCGGGGGCAGCCCGACCGCGGACGACGACGCCTACAACCTTTCCTACGAACTCGCTGCCCGGGACGAGAACGTCGACGCGGTCATGGTCGTCATGGAAGCCCACGCCACCATGACGGATCCCGAACTCGACTACGCCGCCGACCTGTGCGAGGGCGTGAAGGCCGCCAGCCGCGCCGGCAAGCCGGTCGTCATCGCCGCCAGTTCCTCGGTCAACACGCACCAGAGATTCAGGGAGTTCACAGGGCCGGGCGTGGCCGTGCTGCGCGGCATCGGTAACGCCTTCACCGCCCTGGCCGCCTCCGCCGCCAACACCCGGCCCGTCCCCCGCCGTCCCCGCCGGCCCGACGGCCTGCCGGGGCCCGACGCGCTGGCCGAGCTGCGTTCCGAGGTCGCCTCCCACACCGCCTCCGCTGCCGGACCGCTGCCGGACGCGCTGTGCCGGCGGCTGCTCACCGCGTACGGGCTGCCAATGGCGGCAGCTGCCCTGGTCACCGGTGCCGAGCAGGCCCTGCAGTGGGCCGAGGGACGCTACCCGGTCGTCGCCAAGGTGTCCTCACCCGACATCCCGCACCGCTCCGACATCGGGGGCGTCGTCATCGACATCGCCGGCCCGGGGCAACTGAGTGCCGCACTGGAGCGCATCACCGCCTCCGTCACCGCTGCCCGCCCCGACGCGGTCCTCGGAGGCTTCGAGATCCAGGAGCAGGTCGGCGGGGCTCACGAGGCGATGCTCGGTTTCGTCGGCGACCCCGTCTTCGGTGCGGTCGTCACCGTGGGCTCCGGTGGCGTGCTGGTGGAGCTGGAGGCCGACACCGCCTCCGGTCTCGCACCACTCACCCCGGCCGAGGCCCACGACCGCATCGCCCGAACCCGGATGGCACGGCTCCTGAACGGCTACCGCAACCTGCATCCGACCACGGACACGTACGCGCTCGCCGACGCGCTGCACCGACTGTCCTGGTTCGCCGACGACTTCACCGGCCTGATCGCCGAGGCCGACCTCAACCCGGCCCTCGTCGAGTACGGCACCGGCCGCGTTCGCATCGTCGATGCCCTGCTCGTCGGCGAACCCGTCCTCGACACCGACCGAAAGGCCCGTCCGTGA